Sequence from the [Clostridium] scindens genome:
GCGTGCTGGCTATACTTAGGATTCCCTGATTTGATTTCATACAGCCTCTACGCCATATTCATCGGAAATTCATATCATCATGCTAGAATAACAGCATCAAAGGAAAAGGAGGCATATCACAATGCTCGTAACCATACAGAACTTGCAGGTGCAATATGGAAAACAGACGGCCTTGCAGATACAAAAGCCTATTGCCATCGACTCCGGAGAGCGGATAGGAATCATCGGCTCCAACGGCGCGGGAAAGACTACGCTGGTCCGCACCATCCTGGGACTGACCCATTACAGAGGAACCATACGGACCAGCCTAAGGCCAGAACAGATGGCGGCCCATCTGCAGCAGAATCATTATGCTTCAACCATGCCCGTAAAGGTCATTATGGAAACTGTTCTCAATACGGATATTAAGAAAGATGGGAAACTAAAAGAACTGATTGACTATTTTGAATTCGGCCCTTGCCTTAGAAAGCGATATTCCGCGCTTTCCGGAGGGCAGAAGCAGAGGCTGACGATCATTCTGGTGATGATGCAGGATGCGCCTCTTACCTTCTATGATGAAGTGACTTCGGGGCTGGACTTTGAAACCAGACAGCGGCTGATGGGAAAATTATCTGCCTGGTATAAGGACAAAAAGGACCATACGCTATGCATTGTATCCCACTATTATGAGGAACTAGAAATGCTGGCTGATAAACTGCTGATTCTGGATAAAGGGCAGGTCGTGGACTTCGGAAGAACGGATGAACTGTTCCGGAAATATTGCGGAAAATCGATCTTCATTGTAGACCGCACGCAGGAAAACGAACGTCTTCTTGCGTCGTTTCCCAAACTGGCTTCCCCTGCGCATCTGATCGCCCTTTCCTGCGCCAAAGAGGAGACAGAGCACAGGCTTGCAGAACTTCTCATCAACGCGAATGTGAATTTTAAGCGAAGCTGCAGCGATATTGAGATTATGTCTGCCAATGCCAAACTGGCATATGAAGGCAAGAAGGAGGCTTGTGTATCATGAACAATAAGAAAAGCACAAAAAAATTGGTAGCCTATGAAATCTATAATATCATTGGGAATCCTTTTTCTTCCTTTTTCGGAATCGTATTTCCGATTCTCATGCTGCTGATCATAACCAATGCAATCAAAGGAGATGTACCAAAAAGCATGGCTGCGCAGGCCAATACGTCCATCTTTATCACCATGTCCCTGATAACCCCGATGGCCATCATCTTTCTCGGCTATGCCGCCACCTATTCGCAGGAACTGGAGAATGATATTCCGCTTCGCATGGGGTTATTCGGCTTCTCAGAGCGTTTTATGATGCGGGCAAAAATCATTGCCCAGGTCATCGTTCTGACTGCCGCGCTTGCAATCTATACCTTGGTGTCCTACACGGCGCTGGATCTGGAAATCCCCAGTTTTTCCGGGGCTGCCACCCTGGTCATCTGCCTCTACCTGATGGGCGTCATTTTCTTCATCCTGGCTCACGGGCTGGCTAATATCTTTCGGAAGTTCGGGCCTACTTATGCACTGGCAATGATCCTATACTTTGGAATCATGGTCCTGTGCGGGATGATGGGAATACAGACGGACCAGCTTCCCGGATTCCTCCAGAAGATTGCCGCACTTCTTCCCATGTCTTACGTGAGCAGCGACTTTATTGATCTGTGGCAGGGCGGAAGCTATAACTTTATGCCCTTGATACAATCCTTCCTGTTCATGGGGGCCATAAGCGGAATCCTCCTTCTGTATGCGAACTACAAGAATCGCAGGACCGTGGGATAACAGGGTCAGCTTTCTCTTAACTTC
This genomic interval carries:
- a CDS encoding ABC transporter permease; protein product: MNNKKSTKKLVAYEIYNIIGNPFSSFFGIVFPILMLLIITNAIKGDVPKSMAAQANTSIFITMSLITPMAIIFLGYAATYSQELENDIPLRMGLFGFSERFMMRAKIIAQVIVLTAALAIYTLVSYTALDLEIPSFSGAATLVICLYLMGVIFFILAHGLANIFRKFGPTYALAMILYFGIMVLCGMMGIQTDQLPGFLQKIAALLPMSYVSSDFIDLWQGGSYNFMPLIQSFLFMGAISGILLLYANYKNRRTVG
- a CDS encoding ATP-binding cassette domain-containing protein gives rise to the protein MLVTIQNLQVQYGKQTALQIQKPIAIDSGERIGIIGSNGAGKTTLVRTILGLTHYRGTIRTSLRPEQMAAHLQQNHYASTMPVKVIMETVLNTDIKKDGKLKELIDYFEFGPCLRKRYSALSGGQKQRLTIILVMMQDAPLTFYDEVTSGLDFETRQRLMGKLSAWYKDKKDHTLCIVSHYYEELEMLADKLLILDKGQVVDFGRTDELFRKYCGKSIFIVDRTQENERLLASFPKLASPAHLIALSCAKEETEHRLAELLINANVNFKRSCSDIEIMSANAKLAYEGKKEACVS